In Lepidochelys kempii isolate rLepKem1 chromosome 19, rLepKem1.hap2, whole genome shotgun sequence, the genomic stretch caggtgtctggttttttactggaatgcctggttgaaaagggaccctggtggctctggtcagtacTGCTGACCAGACCATTAAAAGTTTGGTCAGCGgcgcagcaaggctaaggcaggctccctgcctgccgtggctccctgcagctcccagaagcagcggcctgtccccgctctggctcctataTGTAGGGGTAGCCAGGGGACTCTGCATGCTGTCCCCACCTcaagcaccggctccgcagctcccattggctgggaaccacggccaatgggagctgcgggtgcggcacctgcggacagggaagtgcacagagccacctagCCGCACTTCCATATAGGAGCCAGAAGGGGaacatgcagctgcttctgggagctgcttgaggtaagtgccatccggagcctgcaccccgaccccgtCTTGtgccccaacctgctgccccagccccaatccccctcccgccctccgaaccccttgatcccagcctggatcaccctcctgcaccccaaacccctcatccccagccccaccccagagcctgcacccctagctggagccctccccaCCTCCgcacccctctccccttccccatcccggggtcccctcctgcaccctgaaccctttggtcccagcctggagcagacctcctacaccccaaacccctcatctccagccccacaccagagtctgcactcccagctgaagccctcacacactcccacacaccgacctcctgccccagcctgttgccccctcctgcatcccaaatccctcatccctggtcccacaccagagcccgcaccctcaggCAGAGACCaaacccccaaccctgcacctGAATCCCCTgccgcagcctggagccccctcaagcaccctgaacccctaatttctggccccaccctggaactcacacctccagccctcagccccctcctgcaccccaaacccctcatctccagccccacaccagagtctgcacccccagctggagccctcacacacccccacacaccaaccccctgccccatcctggagccccctcctgcatcccaaatccatcatccctggtcccaccctggatcccgcacctccagccagagccctcaccgccTCCCACATAccaacccctgagccagcccggtgaaaatgagtgagtgagtcagggtggggaaagggagagacagagggaggggggagtggagtgagcagggggcatggcctcagagaaggggcgaggcaggggtggggcatcagaataggggcggggcaagggtgttcagttgtgtgcaagtagaaagttggtaaccctagcttaggtgctttgctgaatcagagccttagtGAAGGTATGTCCTCAGGGAGGCCAATTCCCAGCCTCCCAGTTTTGCCGATTTAATTTGCACCCACAAAATTTGCCGCAGCAAAACGAGTTGTGCTTTTAAGAAATGATGACTGCACAAGCAAACTGTcagggaagggcacagtgatGTTGATTAGAAAGTCCTACAGACAGagatgaaagtaagccggtacggtcCAAGCTGGTATAAAGCCGACCGtactggcagggggcagcttccccggGGCCCGGCAATTTaaatcgctgccagagccccgggacTCCCCACTGCTGCTACCACTACCAtggggctctggcggtgatttaaagggcccagggctcccggctgTTGCTACCCCGGACactttaaattgctgctggagcccGGGGGAAGCGATGGTGGCAGTGGCCgtgagccctttaaattgcctccaggccacactgaagggctggctgggtgagtctgtcccaagccccaccccttccgcccgaggctccatctagggtgaccagacagaaagtgtgaaaaatcgggacgggggtgtggGGTTATAGGAGCctacctatataagaaaaagaccccaaaatcgggacatctggtcatcctagccccaccccttccggttGAGCCACCCCCTGACCTTGCTCAGGACCCCGGCCCCCctgcataccggtaagtcccttAGGTTACTTTCATCCCTCCCTACAGATGACCTTTGGCactgagcagagcagagctgggggtgctgctCTAACAGCAAGtattaaagaaacatttttcagaacagaaaaaaacTGGATGAACATTTTGCTGATTTCCCTGATAGGCTAAAGCACAACATGGCACTTGTTGTCCGGGCTCATGCTTGTCGTTCATTTATTACCTACCTCTTGGTTCGCTGAGTGGAAGCTGAGATAGCCTGGGACCTCCATGTAGGAACTACAAAGTGTTAAGACATTCAGACAGAAATCCAGTAATTGCACGGCCAGGAAGGGAAACTTCGTGTGTGCTTTCTACAGAGACAAAAATGCCAGAGTGATCAAGGCTTTATTTTTGGTTAAACGAAAGAGCCATATTTGTGGGTGTTTCCTTAGctataaagggcctgattctcctttatcCTGCACTTGGGCCTTACTCTCTTTTATGCCACAACCCCTTTATGCCACTCTGACAGTGTAAATAGACCTTCAAGTGGACTCAAGTTTAAGTGGCACTTGAAGGTGCCTTTATGCTGCTGAGGTGCTCCAGAttaagttatgtctacactgctatcaGTATGTCAGACCTtaaggtctgtctacactgcaatcagaggtgtgactgcagcatgtgtagacatacccatgctagctttcaTCTAGATAGCTTGGGTAACAGAGCAGGGAAGTCATGGCAGCATGCGTGTCAGCATGGGCTGTACAACACCCCCTATGCCTGGGGCCCTGGATACATACTTGATCAGTGAGCCCACGCTGCCGCAGCTTCAGTGATATTCTTAttggagctagctagatcaaagctagcttgggtatgtgtTAGTCATACCTCTGACTGCCATAGAGACATACCCTGACTGCCAATGGGGAGCTGGTCCCCTGCATGATTGTTAACCCCAgtacaaagtggatgtaaaatgtgGTGTTTTACCCCTGTTTTGCACTAGGGCACCTGATGGCACAAGGGGGAAGggcaatggtgaatcaggcctgTCACCCATAAAAGTTTTCCGAAAAACAGTCTAGAAAGTATAGTGCAGGCCAAATTTTTTCAGACTTGGGGTGTTGGGGATGTAGGCAGGAGAGGCagcaaaatccatatttaggcacccaatAAATGGGCTGAATTTCATGCAAAAACCCAGTTCTCAGAGTTTCTGGGCTCCTGctgatgggagctgctggctttcaacatctctgaaaattgCTCCTGATTTTGATGCCTAAATATCATGTTTGATGCTTACTGTTTAGGTCTGAAGTTTGACTTTTGACCAGAGATGAAATATATGTATTTAGTTATCAATGGCATGAGAGGAGAATTCATCACTACAGTTTCCCTTTAAAGTACTCTCTAGTTCCACTGTCAGACCTCTCTCCGGTCCATCATCTTAGACACAAATGTTCCCCTGGCCAACCCTCAACCTGCTGTCACTTTGCTTTTATTACTGTAAATAAATTACATCGAGTGTGATGAATCAGGCAAGTGAGGTTATAGGAAATGTGATGAATATTAAATGAATGATTCCTGCAGTGGGGCAGAGATTCCAGTTACACAGGGTTGTAAGACTAGCAGTGGACTttggggatgaaatcctggctgtatttaaaccaatggcaaaacacccactgagttcagtggggccagaCATTCACCCCTTGTTCATATAGCGCACCAAGTATCCTGCTAGGGGTCCTATGTCAGAGTAGATCACTAGCCTATCTGCCTTAGGTATTTATATAGCCCTATCACAGTAGCTTCGGAGCAGCTCATCatctttttaatgcagttatcCTGTGAGAGAAGGAAGTACTAGTAGCCCCAGGGTAcaggtggggagctgaggcacagagaaactaagtgacttgcccaagatgacaaaggaagtctgtggcggagcagagacttgaacccatGTCTCCAAAGACCCTGGTGACAATCCTAACTACTGGACTAGCCTTCCTGCTTCTCTGGGGCCTTTGTCTAGTCCATCAAGTTTAGTTTCACGTATACTGCTATATATCTGCACCCCGGCAGCCTGAAAGTGGGCTCATGCTTCTTACTTACCACATGGCTAATGGATGCAAATGACAGCATTTCAGGGACTTGAATGTAGGAACTGAAGATTGTGAAGAGGGTGAGGAGAAAATCCATGATTTGCAAAGCCAGGAATGGAATCAAGAGGCGTTCCCTattctgtgagagagagagcaggcaaCTGATTATTTCTATTCAAGTGGGATTGATTAGAAAGGGCTATTATAGTGCTATTGTGCTGTTACAGCTagaaaaaattacacacacacacaccccggcaaGAAATTCCACACCTAACTCTAGATATTAGTGTGACAGGTGTGTTAGAAATCTACCTTATAGACATGAGAGCTGTTCAAAaaatagggtttgtttttttgtttttttgccatggaaaatttagatttttttatggCAATTTGaaagctgaaatatttcaatttggaaattcTGCCACTTTgcttcatgggaattgtagttcggGGGCCTCAAGCTGCTGTTCTCCTCTCTAGGCTAAGCACCCTGGtcagactatatctcccatgattcACCATGGTTTCTCTTATTGGAGAGGGGGGGCggttgcatcatgggagttgctgactatggtgcattatgggagatgtagtctgaccagcCCATATAGGAGAACAACTGCAATTCggcaccatggcagcatttccaaatcaacaATATTTTAGGTTTCGGctgaaatatttcaacaaaaaatcttaaTTGTCAGTGGAAAGCAGACTCTTGGCATGAAAAAATCATTTAATTGAAAACCCAATTatccattaaaaataattttgatggaaaatttcccCCTAACCCTAGTAGGCACAGCCAGACTTTGAGCAAATTTGTGAGTGACCAGTTCAATGGGTTTGAAATTGTAAATAAtctcccccccctccatccctACAAAAACAAGActgaaagttattttaaaatgacatacCTTCACCACTCCATAAAGAAGGTAGAAGCTGACGATAAACAGCATGAAGATCAACAGGAAGCTGGTGGTGATGTCcgctaataaataataatattaagatCCCAATGCAACACAGAAGCATTTCAAATCATGGGCCAGAACTACTTAGTCAATCAGTGCTCAATGGAAATTTTAACTGAGTTAAAGACTGGAGGATTTGGTCCCATAAGTCAAAGCTTTTACTTCAACATAATGACTTCTCCTCAGGTGGAATTGAACGCAGGACCGTCACTGCTAAATCCAGTTGCCTCCATCCCATGAGCTAAAGAAGCACCTCTGCCATGTGCCACCAGTAgtaggctcttaccttctatacggAGCAGCTGCTAGCCAGGGACATGACACAGTTAACCAGGGAATTATATAAGGATATGTTGTCAGTGGAAGATAAATATTTTGCAAGGGGTGTTAAGCTGGGCAAATTGTCTCCCAAAACAAGTAGCAGAATACCCATTGCGTGGGACATTTACTTCTGTGGTGGATGAAGCACTGGAGAATAGACTATAAGGGAAAAGCCTAATACGATCTTTCCATGTCcaacttctgtgattctatggacTGAGACTCATTCTTGGGCATTGCTATATCTGTTCTTCCCTAGACTCACTCTGCACCTGTGGTTTGTATTGCAGGGGGCTTGAATTGATAGAATCAtgtctttttttcttccaaacaCCCTCATGTGAAGGATCAAATCTGGATCCACAGTGCCAGACCTGAGTTCCTATCTACTCTGCAGAATTCTCCTTTCCAttccccagggcagggagcaCTTCTACAGGTGCTACAAAAGCCCACGGTGTGCGACAGTAACAACAATGTCCTCCTTTTCCTTCATAGGGGTTTCGGCTTTTGGATCCTGCCTCCCACTCAcatggggggatttggctggtgtgTAGTCACAGTCGCACTAGACAtgcttcctgccctctcccagccccaaacCCATGGTCTAAGCTGCCATTGAAGACCTCTGTGCATATCTGAAGAGGATAGTTCCCCCCAGCCTGTCCACTTTGCTTGGGGATTTCACTGCTGCTGGTGAAAGCTTCCCCAAATTGGTGTGTGTATCTCATGAGACTGCCCCAGTCCATGATTTATACAAACACACATGCCAGCAAATGAATAAACGTGGTCTCTCTCTCGCGCGCAGAGATACCCAGGAATTTCATGAGCAGGGAGAAGTATGTTATGAAATAAAAGTCCTTTCTCATTGCAAATGTGGTATCAACAGTGTACGCCATGGTGGTCTGATGAAGCCTATACTGGGCCTTTGCAACCATAGCAAGGGGACTAATaaaaaaacaggttttgtttgCCAAATGTGTGTTTTGATTAACTTCTGGCCACATCAGAGCTAGTGTGCTGAATGCAGCTAGAAGGGACTTTGAATGACTCCTAATGTTCCCATTGAATGCAAAGAGGCCTGTTTCTATTTTATGGCCCAATAAACTGGCgggagaggggggggggaatgcaggcAGGGCTCGTAAACTGTGGTTTTAATAGTCACATTTGCTGATTGCTGGAGATGGATATTTAGGTTGTTGGGCTGTTGATACACTGCAGAGTGCTGCTTCTGAACAGCTGGGTTCAAGGGCAGGACAGGATTGGCAAGAGAAATAAACCTAACGGTCCTTCAAGCGTGTTCTGCCTCCAGTGCAGGGGGTTCTGGTCCATATGACAAAAGCTGCACGCACACTGTTTTCCTGAATAGCTCTGCTGCTTCCCCTGAATGAGTCCATCAAGATTGTGATGACAACTCCTAGTCATTATTACTGCAGTCATACATTTTTATAtatgaattaaaacaaaaacaaaggaaattaagccACCACAAATGGAATTAAGGCGTGTTAGAGGTCTGGCCTTTCCATGCGGCACAAAGACCAAATAAagatgcaactcccattgaaagtcaatgagatctGGACACCTAacgcctttgaaaatctcccatgTGGGTTAAAATTGTCGCTCAGCTCTTTTCTTCCActattgtttgttttacatttctgTAGTGCATGATATCACACAGTAGAAATGTGCAAGTTGTTGCTGCAAAGCTTTTGAGAACGATAATGAAATTAAAAGTTTAAATACAAATGTGTGCACTTTTAGTGCACATGGGAAAGCAAAAGCTGAAGGGGTGTAAATTGACTCACAGGAAATGGTAAAGAGTTTCACAACATTCTAGGGTATTATTAACACACTCCACTCTGGTGCAATttacacacagaacaaaaggcGTTGAGGACGAGTGAGAGAACcagttttttttgtggggggtggaTGAATTTCCCAAATCTTCTTCCATTTCTGTATTTGAATTCAAGCTGAGCATTTTGCAGTGTTTAAACACATTGTTTTCACTTCTAATTTCTGGAACTATAAAAGTTCCTCTTTGTGGTATTTCCAGTctgaccagaaaaaaaaatgccagcAATCTCATGAATAGACCTCTGTGAAATATTTGTGATGCACCTTCAAATGCAAGCGTTCGGGATTTCATTGGAAATTTGCAAAATACTGCAACTTTGGGAGGCGAGTGGGTAGAGGGAATATATGCCAAATttggcctttttaattttgttttgttaaaaaatagTACTGTTTTCACACAAAATCATTCTGTTTTTAAGCAGAAATCTCAAGGTTTGTGAAATGCAATGTCTCGCTTGGATAACAATTTATTTTTGTATGGAAACTTCATGATCATTTGACATCTTCCCTGCTGCTAAAACTGGCCATTTAATTCAGGGTTGGTAAAATGTGAAATGTATTGtcactaaatgattttttttttcaaaaaatttttGGAAACAAATCATCATTTTTATACATCACTACTTGTGGGAACATTTTATATTTGACAGCGGTTCAAAAATGTTGCTAAGCAGCATATACATTTATGTGTACAACGCCTATAGACATGCCAGGTAGCACtggttgaaaaaaataaaaacaaaattgtggGACTTTTCTACTAGTTATTCAAATTTCatttcccgccccccacccccaccccccgaaatgTTAACATTATAGATCTGGATCATTGAAAAATTTCAATCAGCTCTGTAGCTAATAAAAAACTGATAAAAATTGGTCTTGTTTTGATCAAAAATTGCATTTTTGCAGAAAAACATCACTGAAAATTTGAAATTCAGAAAAATTTCACCTATTTCAGGGCTGTTATGAGATTTAATCAATTAATATTAGCCAggggctttgagatctgtggtTGGAAAGCTCTCTCCCAGTATACAAAAAAAACagaggattattattatttactccCTAATTTATGTATCTGTTTTAGGTCGGATCTGGGTCTGAAGTTTTCAGCTCTTGCCCCTCAGTTCTAAACTGCAGCATCTGACAACTGGTTTGAAGAAGATTTGGAGAAGAAACAACCTTGGATTGAATGCACCCTCTCAAACGCAGCCCTCTCAGCTTCTCCTCTGGCTTCTCTTCCATCTACTGAACCTACCAATTATGTAGTAATCCTTGTCCAGGACTTTGCAGTAGCCTTTCCCAGTAGCCACCTCCATCGAGTACTCAATCAAGAGCAGTATGCTCATGACCTAGAAGAGCAAAACAGAGGAGATGGttatgcaggcagcctgccaatTTCTTATCAACCAGTTTCCAGAGATCACTACTGCTTGGAATTCCTACTGCACAACCCGCCTCAGAGTCTCCAAGTGCCATACAAACGTTAATGGATTGAAACtgctctcattaccactacaaaagttatttttcctcccttggtaccctgctgttaattgaattgtctcgttagactgacctcacacttggtaaggcaactcccatcttttcatgtatttatacctactcctgtattttccactccatgcatcagatgaagtgggttctagcccatgaaagcttacgcccaaataaatttgttagtctctaaggtgccacaaggacttctcgttgtttttgctgaaactgcTCTGTGAGAGActgaggggaaaccgaggcacagaccGATGGGACCTCCCCAAGGTCACAGACAGAATTTGTGGGAGAGCAAGGGAAAGAACTCAGTCAGCCCCGGTCCTGTGCTTTCACCATAACACTCTGCTTCTTCCTCAACCCCCTTGTAGGCTCTGTGGTGAGGAATTTATTTCAAACATCAAAGATTGTTGATGTTCAAAAGAGCTTGGTGCTCATGTAGGCCTAAAGAGAAGGGGgtggattttccaaagagctcagctcaatttagggttaccacctttgaaatgcaaaaaacccccatccaacaccccccacCCAAGGCAACTCCTCAACCCCCACCCCTTCAACAGCCACTTACAGTATCTAGAGAGATAACACAGATAGATAAGATTGGCAACATAGCACTTCTCCACCCTGTCCTGTGACTCAAACCTTGTCGCACACAGGGTACACCGCGTGCATGTTGctgggcagacagctgctgtattttcaacagttttgatctgttattgCTTAAACTGCGTTAGTGAGAACAGCagacacagaaacttttaacattagataaCAACACTGtgatgcaaatctttagacccatgTAAAAAAACTcctggcagattaaattatttttccggCAACTGGCAAATCTATAAAAAGAAACCCGGCCAAGCCGGTCAAATACTGACCAGGTAGTAACCCTAATCActatgggagctgctgggggctgagAACTTTGACAGTACCCTCCGAGTGATGGTTGCCGCCTGTAGGGCTGGCCAGAGAACAACAAGAATATGGAGGCtttggaatttgtttttgttctgatgtgGAGCGAAAATGAGGCCTTTGGGATTCTGGCATGAAAAAACACAGGTGAGACAACCCCTAGAACAGCCTGGTGGGTGAGGCACTCAAATGGGATGTAGGAGAGGCAGGTCTGAGTCCTTGCTTCAAATCAGTCAGAGCAGGGACGTGAACTGCGGTCCTCCACATCCCAAGAGATGCTCAACCTGATAATAGCCATCGTAAACTGCAGAAGGAATTTCCAGATTAAACTACATGGAAATAAATGTAGCCTTGCTACCAGCCCCTTACTACACCTGGTGTGGCAGAGAGTTAATGTCCTGCAGTCAGTCCAGAGCTGCATCCCACTACAGATTGATAATGTACAGACATTACATACAGCAGGTGTCTGGGATATCAGACTCCCTCTGGGAAGAGAGTATTTTTACTTGTGGGCTGGCAGTATCATAAAATGAGGACCACAGCAGAGCTCCAGCTGATAAAGCATAAATAAATCACCATTATTTCTTACTGGTTTGGTGCTTTACTGAAACTTTCAACACCACTGGGTGGAAAAATAGGCTCCCCTTTTAGCCCACTGCTCTTCCTgccttttgtttctcttccttcctttgtttctctcccccagtCCTGTCGTATTTCTCCTTCTTTCTTCTCTCTGCATTTCCTTCTCTGTAGCGACACCCGGCCCATGCAGATTTCACTGCCGTGCCCTTTCCTCACACCGTTGCCAAAAGGTCAGCCAGGACATAGTTCGGGTGACATTTAAAGAGCCATCATTAGCTTTCAGAGATAACACCCCAATAGGACCAATGAGGGAGCAGTTGAGTTGACACCTCACAGAGGCATTgcttcaggctgcctgcagactcaggaaggaaGTGCCACATTGCTTACCCTTGGAAGGTTTCCTTCACATTCATCAGGGTGAGTAACTTGATGAGGGGGCTGGGCTTTCTTAAAATAGAAATTTAGATTCTGCAGAATTTGAATATGCGGCATGAGCTCCATAAATAGGACTCAGCCTGTAGCCCATACCTGTACAAACCCTGGTGCATGTCGTATGTGGACATTGGGGGCCACGCTTGTATGTTCTGAGCCATGCATGTACATTGCGTTATATGCCATGAGCGTACACTGTATATTATGGATTCCAGTTAATAAATTACCTCCTGTTTCTCTGTAGCCATCTTGCTATTACTCGCCCAGCTCCTTTGTTATTGGATCTCCCTGCAGCCACTCTGTTCATCTGAAAAAACTGCTTGAGATTTTGAAGACTTTCCCATTCTGCACTGGGGCAAAACGGAGACCTTTCCAAAAATGGCAGGGAAACAGAGCAAGAGATCCACCCCAGAATGGCTTTGTGGGTGGGGCGGTCACTTGGAACATGGGAGGCCAGAGTCAAGTCCAGCATTCGGAGGGAGAAACTTGCACTCTGCTCTTTCACAGACCCAGGGAGCACCTTAACCACTGAGCTAGCAAATCTCTCTCTGGCCCACTGCATAttgtggaacagctccaacaggagatcTTGAGAAAGCAAGACAGAGACTGACTCTTGCTCAGGCACTCACTGGAGATGTGGGACCcctggattcaagtccctgttcAAATCAGGCAGTGCAGGAAAATGAATCCAGGTCACCCCTACTCCGTGTGAGTCCCATAGGCCTCCAGGCAATTAGCAATTTGTGGGGGCACTCTCTGGTTTTGACTAGAAAATTCCATTCCTCATGGGGGAAAGTTTTGTCCAAATTGACCCTTTCCCACAAAATGTTTCGGTTTGGATGAATGAgatagaaaaaacattttgttgaaaaattcctgaccatctCTACCCATAGCAGGACTCAGTGGTGTCCCCAGAAGCTCCAATGTTCTGCGATACTCCTGGTGCCACAGGCAGCACTGGAGGGACATACTACTTAAACTACTAGGTTCACAAGGCATCAGCGAGTGCTGAAGTGTTGTCAAGAAGAAGCCTATGAGATAGGCCGTGAGCTCAGCCAGACTTCACAGATCTCTCTGCAGAGCTGATCATGAGATAACGGACCCTATGACAGGCACAGGAAGTATGATCATATCCCCCACAAGATAAATAACTGCATACATTCTATCTGGCTCAAACAGCTTCTCAGAGTATTTTGGGAAAGTAGCCTGAAAAATGATGCGGAAGATGACGGACAGGAATAGCTGTGGTTTGTACTTGTGTTTGCAATGGGTGCATACAGGAAACAACCCTGAAAGTAGCAAACAGAGAAGCGATCAAGCCTAGAGCTGTGTGTCTAACTGAGCAGAAGAAAAATTACTCTTATCTGTAATATGATAGCACCTGGAGACTCCAAACAAGCTCAGGACCCTGTTTTACTATGCTGTATATAGTAAGAGAcgattcctgccctgaagagctcacaatctaaatacaCCAGGCAAAGAGTGGGAGAAAAGGAGGATTATTGTCTCCACTTTGGAAATGGGGAATGGAGGCTCAAAGAAACTAAGTGGCTTGCCCCGAGATCACACAAGAAGCCTGTGACAGAGACAGGAATCGATCTCATATTCCCTAAGTCTCAACTGGTGTGAATGCAAGAAAAACAGGATATATATTTATACGTGGAAGAAAGAATCCTATGTAGATGACACCCATTTGTTTTCTCCTGGTCTATCACATAGATACATCCGTCTGTACTGTGCAATATCCCTgaagttgtgagttcaatccttgaggggaccatttagggatctggggcaaaaattggggattggtcctgctttgagcagagggttggactagatgacctcctgaggtcccttccaaccctgatattctatgattctatgaagtgcgAACATTACATGCTACTTTTTCTGTGTGGGAACGAACTTTGCAACTTTGTTGGGAGGTGTTTGAGGATGGAAGAGCTGCTCAGAGCTTTCTCTTACCTTGTTGCTGCTGCGAAGTCAATGCCTCAAGTGCTATTGTGGGGAACAGAAGAGGAAATGACTTTTTTAGGTTTCTGTGCAACAGAAACTCAAGTGAAACAGTGGATCCGAAGCCACTGAACATTAGGGGAGTTCACTTTTGGTTGaagaactgaattttgcaaatagGCTGAACTGTGGGGTCATCAAATCCAAATGGACATGAACTCTAGTTCCCAGTTGGATTCAAAATTGAATCAgggtctggatctgaacttcacaATGCAGGCTCATCACTAATTTCTATAAAAAGGGGGAATTCTGCAGTAAGAGGTCCAGGTTGTCCTCTCATTCCCTATGGCatgaatcaggagtaactgctGATGTAGCCGAAGGTATATTGGTGTAAAGCCAAGTGTATGTCAGAGGAGAATCCCGTCTTGCTAAACTGGAAGATTAAGAGCTTGTTTCTCATTACTTTAaagcccctttatgctgccagaatAGAGCTTCATGGAATCCAATGCCAGAAAGGATCCGttgtgatcatatagtctgagGCTAtcctggatgatcacaatggtcccttctggcttcggAATCTATACTCAGCCCCCTTTACCCTGCTCTGGAAGTCTAAAGTGGCCTtaatgcagcagttctcaaacgtcattgcaccacgacccccttctgacaacaaaaattactacacgaccctgggaggggggaccgaagcctgaaccaaagcctgATTCCTGCTTCACTGAATGTGtagggcaaagccaaagccttagtcccagcagggagcctgtaacctgagccctgttACCCtaggctgaagccctcaggctttggcaaCAGGCGGTGGGatttgggcttcagcttcagccc encodes the following:
- the LAPTM5 gene encoding lysosomal-associated transmembrane protein 5 — translated: MSPQTPPKCCCFNIKTGTVTLGIYHVVMSILLLIEYSMEVATGKGYCKVLDKDYYIIADITTSFLLIFMLFIVSFYLLYGVVKNRERLLIPFLALQIMDFLLTLFTIFSSYIQVPEMLSFASISHVKAHTKFPFLAVQLLDFCLNVLTLCSSYMEVPGYLSFHSANQESFLPSQETLSSEEYAKVMITFTITFIAVLLLKACMFKCVLRCYKYIKGSKREEVKVMPEFSEKVMLPSYEEAVELSSKESPPPYSGV